The proteins below come from a single Ruegeria sp. SCSIO 43209 genomic window:
- a CDS encoding valine--tRNA ligase: MAMEKTFNAAEAEARIYEAWEQAGAFKAGANKSRDESFTIMIPPPNVTGALHVGHAFNNTLQDILTRWHRMRGFDTLWQPGQDHAGIATQMQVEKMLANTQQPGRRELGREAFLDKVWEWKGEYGGTIIEQLKRLGSSCDWSRNAFTMAGAPRDPRTGHENSPNFHDAVIKVFVDMYEKGLIYRGKRLVNWDPHFETAISDLEVENIEVAGHMWHFKYPLAGGETYTYVEKDEDGNIVLEEERDYISIATTRPETMLGDGAVAVHPSDERYAPIVGKLCEIPVGPKEHRRQIPIITDDYPDPDFGSGAVKITGAHDFNDNMVAKRGGIPMYRLMDTKGAMRADGAPYAEEADKAQEYARGREFTENEIDAINLIPDHLRGLDRFEARAKVVEEITADGLAVMTRADDPRLGSTALKPEHEGADKLVPLVESKPIMQPFGDRSKVVIEPMFTDQWFVDAAKVVGPALDAVKDGTVKIIPESGEKTYYHWLENIEPWCISRQLWWGHQIPVWYGLDLSAENFKDDENDGDLDLVELGRLLNEGGMLHRGNVMECAASLEAVTEKFLDDNANIPSPLSHATVIEVADKQEAIHQFAESLALYAVEQDPTKLVYPVWRDPDVLDTWFSSGLWPIGTLGWPEKTEELERYFPTDVLITGFDILFFWVARMMMMQLAVVNEIPFHTVYLHQLVRDEKGKKMSKTTGNVIDPLEIVDEFGADALRFTNASMAAIGGVLKLSRERITGYRNFGTKLWNAVRFAEMNEVFTDAVPQLDVADLKPKAAVNRWIIGETARVREEVDAALESYRFNDAANGLYAFVWGKVCDWYVELSKPLLQGDDAEAQAETRATMRWVLDQCMVMLHPIMPFITEELWGLTGKRAKMVVHADWPTYTAANLIDADADREMNWVISVIENTRSARAQMRVPAGLYVPMLVTEIDAHGQAAWDRNEALIKRLARIDSLTKEDELPKGTISIAAPGASFGLPLADIIDIGAEKERLEKAKGKLAKELGGLRGRLNNPKFVASAPEEVVAEAKANLAAREEEEAKLNEALARLAEIA, from the coding sequence ATGGCGATGGAAAAGACATTCAACGCGGCCGAGGCCGAGGCCCGCATCTACGAGGCCTGGGAACAGGCCGGAGCCTTCAAGGCAGGCGCGAACAAATCGCGCGACGAGAGTTTTACCATCATGATCCCGCCACCGAACGTGACGGGTGCGCTGCATGTGGGCCACGCGTTCAACAACACACTGCAGGATATTCTGACCCGCTGGCACCGGATGCGCGGGTTCGACACGCTATGGCAGCCCGGTCAGGACCACGCTGGTATCGCTACGCAGATGCAGGTGGAAAAGATGTTGGCCAACACCCAGCAGCCGGGACGTCGTGAGCTGGGACGTGAGGCGTTTCTGGACAAGGTCTGGGAATGGAAGGGAGAATACGGCGGCACGATCATCGAGCAGCTCAAGCGTTTGGGCTCCAGCTGCGACTGGTCGCGTAATGCCTTCACCATGGCAGGTGCGCCGCGCGACCCGCGTACAGGTCATGAGAACTCGCCGAACTTCCACGACGCGGTCATCAAGGTCTTCGTCGACATGTACGAAAAGGGCCTGATCTATCGCGGCAAGCGGCTGGTCAATTGGGACCCGCATTTCGAGACCGCAATTTCGGACCTTGAGGTCGAGAATATCGAAGTTGCGGGCCATATGTGGCACTTTAAGTACCCGCTGGCGGGCGGTGAGACCTATACCTACGTCGAGAAAGATGAGGACGGGAATATCGTGCTGGAGGAAGAGCGCGACTATATCTCGATCGCCACGACTCGCCCCGAAACCATGCTCGGCGACGGCGCAGTTGCGGTTCACCCATCGGATGAGCGCTATGCGCCCATCGTCGGAAAACTTTGCGAAATCCCGGTTGGCCCGAAAGAGCATCGCCGTCAGATCCCGATCATCACCGATGATTACCCTGATCCAGATTTCGGCTCGGGCGCGGTGAAAATCACCGGTGCACATGACTTCAACGACAATATGGTCGCCAAGCGCGGCGGCATTCCAATGTATCGCCTGATGGACACCAAAGGCGCAATGCGCGCCGATGGTGCGCCTTATGCCGAAGAGGCGGACAAGGCGCAGGAATACGCGCGCGGGCGTGAGTTCACCGAGAACGAGATCGACGCGATCAACCTGATCCCTGATCATCTGCGCGGCCTCGACCGGTTCGAGGCACGTGCGAAGGTCGTCGAGGAGATCACTGCAGACGGTCTGGCTGTCATGACTCGCGCCGATGATCCACGTCTGGGTTCGACCGCTTTAAAGCCGGAACACGAAGGCGCGGACAAGCTGGTGCCGCTGGTCGAAAGCAAACCGATCATGCAGCCCTTCGGCGACCGCTCGAAAGTCGTCATCGAGCCGATGTTCACCGACCAATGGTTCGTCGACGCCGCCAAGGTCGTCGGCCCTGCGCTGGACGCGGTCAAGGACGGCACGGTCAAGATCATCCCTGAATCGGGCGAGAAGACCTATTACCACTGGCTGGAAAACATCGAGCCCTGGTGCATCTCGCGCCAGCTGTGGTGGGGGCATCAGATACCGGTTTGGTATGGCCTCGATCTCTCGGCTGAGAATTTCAAGGACGACGAAAACGACGGCGACCTTGATTTGGTCGAATTGGGTCGTTTGCTGAACGAAGGCGGCATGCTGCATCGTGGCAATGTCATGGAATGCGCGGCAAGCCTTGAGGCAGTTACAGAGAAATTCCTCGACGACAATGCCAACATACCCAGCCCGCTGAGCCACGCGACGGTCATCGAAGTTGCCGATAAGCAGGAAGCGATCCATCAGTTCGCCGAAAGCCTTGCCCTATACGCAGTCGAACAAGACCCGACCAAGCTGGTCTACCCGGTCTGGCGCGACCCCGACGTGCTCGACACATGGTTCTCTTCCGGCCTCTGGCCTATCGGCACGCTGGGCTGGCCCGAAAAGACCGAAGAGTTAGAGCGCTATTTCCCAACCGATGTGTTGATCACCGGCTTTGACATCCTGTTCTTCTGGGTCGCGCGGATGATGATGATGCAACTGGCCGTAGTGAACGAGATCCCGTTCCACACCGTCTATCTGCACCAGCTCGTCCGCGACGAGAAGGGCAAGAAGATGTCCAAAACCACCGGCAACGTGATCGACCCGTTGGAGATCGTGGACGAATTCGGTGCTGACGCGCTGCGCTTTACCAATGCCTCGATGGCGGCTATTGGCGGGGTACTGAAACTGTCGCGCGAGCGCATCACAGGTTACCGTAACTTCGGCACCAAACTGTGGAACGCCGTCCGCTTTGCCGAGATGAATGAGGTCTTCACCGACGCTGTCCCGCAACTGGACGTGGCTGACCTGAAACCCAAAGCCGCCGTGAACCGCTGGATCATCGGTGAAACCGCCCGTGTGCGGGAAGAGGTCGACGCGGCGCTGGAAAGCTATCGTTTCAACGACGCGGCCAACGGGCTCTACGCCTTTGTCTGGGGCAAGGTCTGCGACTGGTACGTGGAACTCTCTAAACCCTTGCTGCAAGGCGATGACGCCGAGGCACAGGCCGAGACCCGCGCCACCATGCGCTGGGTTCTGGACCAGTGCATGGTCATGCTGCACCCGATCATGCCTTTCATCACCGAAGAGCTGTGGGGCCTGACCGGTAAGCGTGCCAAAATGGTCGTACACGCAGATTGGCCAACCTATACGGCGGCTAACCTGATCGACGCGGATGCGGATCGCGAGATGAACTGGGTGATCTCGGTGATCGAAAACACCCGCTCGGCCCGCGCGCAGATGCGAGTTCCTGCTGGCCTATACGTGCCGATGCTGGTGACTGAGATTGACGCGCACGGCCAAGCTGCATGGGACCGCAACGAAGCGCTGATCAAACGTCTGGCGCGGATCGACAGCCTGACCAAGGAGGATGAACTGCCAAAGGGCACGATCTCGATTGCCGCCCCCGGTGCCTCCTTTGGCCTGCCACTGGCGGACATCATCGACATTGGTGCGGAAAAGGAACGGCTGGAAAAAGCCAAAGGCAAGTTGGCCAAGGAACTCGGCGGTCTGCGCGGGCGCCTGAACAACCCGAAATTCGTGGCATCGGCCCCGGAAGAGGTTGTTGCGGAAGCCAAAGCTAACCTTGCCGCCCGCGAAGAAGAAGAAGCCAAGCTAAACGAAGCTCTCGCCCGTTTGGCTGAAATTGCCTGA